One genomic region from Salvia hispanica cultivar TCC Black 2014 chromosome 2, UniMelb_Shisp_WGS_1.0, whole genome shotgun sequence encodes:
- the LOC125203085 gene encoding clp protease adapter protein ClpF, chloroplastic-like isoform X1, which translates to MVQNSINTLVTSRCSVLCGSSDWSRRSSTHIREPYSVVGAPRLCHCVYGGRGASFAGPLKLSRRSGLRVQAGWLFRGNDKGSELDASCEHSERANEDILMFFFELDLATRVQYALNLEQYEVAQQLRNKLTEVETEVIKLRESRRGSASKSEAQDMAISILRLRADLQNAVENENYHQAAELRDEISKLEAKSLAASVKAQAYESAKYALRLGQKVKHKIFVCIIGYRAVICGMDPVCCESKSWIEGANIDKLTRGPDQPFYQVLVDMQEDPNLLVAYVAEENLMVPDQQDMDRFEHPYASFLFYGMDGGGDFIPIKQLREKYNQPRHELPYDPQDEDSGKGA; encoded by the exons ATGGTGCAAAATTCGATAAACACTTTGGTAACCTCTAGATGCAGTGTTTTGTGTGGATCAAGTGATTGGTCAAGGAGAAGTTCCACCCATATTAGGGAGCCATATTCAGTTGTTGGGGCTCCGAGGTTGTGTCATTGTGTGTATGGTGGAAGAGGGGCCTCCTTTGCTGGGCCACTTAAGCTGTCCAGACGTAGTGGTTTGAGGGTTCAAGCTGGATGGCTATTTAGAGGAAACGATAAGGGATCAGAATTGGATGCGAGCTGTGAGCATAGTGAGAGAGCCAATGAggatattttgatgtttttcttTGAGCTCGATTTGGCCACCCGTGTACAG TATGCTTTGAACTTGGAGCAGTATGAAGTAGCCCAGCAACTGAGGAACAAGTTGACTGAG GTTGAAACAGAGGTTATCAAACTCCGAGAAAGCAGAAGAGGATCAGCATCCAAGAGTGAAGCTCAAGATATGGCTATAAGTATATTGAGACTACG TGCAGACTTGCAGAATGCAGTTGAGAATGAGAACTATCATCAGGCTGCTGAGTTGCGAGATGAAATTTCCAAACTCGAAGCGAAGTCTTTGGCTGCATCTGTAAAAGCCCAAGCATATGAAAGTGCAAAATATGCTCTCCGTTTGGGCCAAAAAGTAAAGCATAAAATATTTG TTTGTATTATAGGATATCGGGCTGTTATCTGTGGCATGGATCCAGTATGCTGTGAATCGAAGTCGTGGATTGAGGGTGCAAATATTGACAAGTTGACTCGTGGCCCCGATCAACCCTTCTATCAG GTGTTGGTTGACATGCAAGAAGACCCCAACCTCTTAGTGGCATACG TTGCCGAGGAGAACTTAATGGTGCCGGATCAACAAGACATG GATAGGTTTGAACACCCTTATGCTTCCTTCTTATTCTATGGAATGGATGGTGGTGGGGATTTTATCCCGATTAAACAGCTGCGGGAGAAATACAACCAGCCGCGGCATGAGCTCCCCTACGATCCACAGGACGAGGACTCCGGGAAGGGTGCATAG
- the LOC125203085 gene encoding clp protease adapter protein ClpF, chloroplastic-like isoform X2, which produces MVQNSINTLVTSRCSVLCGSSDWSRRSSTHIREPYSVVGAPRLCHCVYGGRGASFAGPLKLSRRSGLRVQAGWLFRGNDKGSELDASCEHSERANEDILMFFFELDLATRVQYALNLEQYEVAQQLRNKLTEVETEVIKLRESRRGSASKSEAQDMAISILRLRADLQNAVENENYHQAAELRDEISKLEAKSLAASVKAQAYESAKYALRLGQKVKHKIFGYRAVICGMDPVCCESKSWIEGANIDKLTRGPDQPFYQVLVDMQEDPNLLVAYVAEENLMVPDQQDMDRFEHPYASFLFYGMDGGGDFIPIKQLREKYNQPRHELPYDPQDEDSGKGA; this is translated from the exons ATGGTGCAAAATTCGATAAACACTTTGGTAACCTCTAGATGCAGTGTTTTGTGTGGATCAAGTGATTGGTCAAGGAGAAGTTCCACCCATATTAGGGAGCCATATTCAGTTGTTGGGGCTCCGAGGTTGTGTCATTGTGTGTATGGTGGAAGAGGGGCCTCCTTTGCTGGGCCACTTAAGCTGTCCAGACGTAGTGGTTTGAGGGTTCAAGCTGGATGGCTATTTAGAGGAAACGATAAGGGATCAGAATTGGATGCGAGCTGTGAGCATAGTGAGAGAGCCAATGAggatattttgatgtttttcttTGAGCTCGATTTGGCCACCCGTGTACAG TATGCTTTGAACTTGGAGCAGTATGAAGTAGCCCAGCAACTGAGGAACAAGTTGACTGAG GTTGAAACAGAGGTTATCAAACTCCGAGAAAGCAGAAGAGGATCAGCATCCAAGAGTGAAGCTCAAGATATGGCTATAAGTATATTGAGACTACG TGCAGACTTGCAGAATGCAGTTGAGAATGAGAACTATCATCAGGCTGCTGAGTTGCGAGATGAAATTTCCAAACTCGAAGCGAAGTCTTTGGCTGCATCTGTAAAAGCCCAAGCATATGAAAGTGCAAAATATGCTCTCCGTTTGGGCCAAAAAGTAAAGCATAAAATATTTG GATATCGGGCTGTTATCTGTGGCATGGATCCAGTATGCTGTGAATCGAAGTCGTGGATTGAGGGTGCAAATATTGACAAGTTGACTCGTGGCCCCGATCAACCCTTCTATCAG GTGTTGGTTGACATGCAAGAAGACCCCAACCTCTTAGTGGCATACG TTGCCGAGGAGAACTTAATGGTGCCGGATCAACAAGACATG GATAGGTTTGAACACCCTTATGCTTCCTTCTTATTCTATGGAATGGATGGTGGTGGGGATTTTATCCCGATTAAACAGCTGCGGGAGAAATACAACCAGCCGCGGCATGAGCTCCCCTACGATCCACAGGACGAGGACTCCGGGAAGGGTGCATAG
- the LOC125203085 gene encoding clp protease adapter protein ClpF, chloroplastic-like isoform X4 — MVQNSINTLVTSRCSVLCGSSDWSRRSSTHIREPYSVVGAPRLCHCVYGGRGASFAGPLKLSRRSGLRVQAGWLFRGNDKGSELDASCEHSERANEDILMFFFELDLATRVQYALNLEQYEVAQQLRNKLTEVETEVIKLRESRRGSASKSEAQDMAISILRLRADLQNAVENENYHQAAELRDEISKLEAKSLAASVKAQAYESAKYALRLGQKVKHKIFVCIIGYRAVICGMDPVCCESKSWIEGANIDKLTRGPDQPFYQVLVDMQEDPNLLVAYVAEENLMVPDQQDMV, encoded by the exons ATGGTGCAAAATTCGATAAACACTTTGGTAACCTCTAGATGCAGTGTTTTGTGTGGATCAAGTGATTGGTCAAGGAGAAGTTCCACCCATATTAGGGAGCCATATTCAGTTGTTGGGGCTCCGAGGTTGTGTCATTGTGTGTATGGTGGAAGAGGGGCCTCCTTTGCTGGGCCACTTAAGCTGTCCAGACGTAGTGGTTTGAGGGTTCAAGCTGGATGGCTATTTAGAGGAAACGATAAGGGATCAGAATTGGATGCGAGCTGTGAGCATAGTGAGAGAGCCAATGAggatattttgatgtttttcttTGAGCTCGATTTGGCCACCCGTGTACAG TATGCTTTGAACTTGGAGCAGTATGAAGTAGCCCAGCAACTGAGGAACAAGTTGACTGAG GTTGAAACAGAGGTTATCAAACTCCGAGAAAGCAGAAGAGGATCAGCATCCAAGAGTGAAGCTCAAGATATGGCTATAAGTATATTGAGACTACG TGCAGACTTGCAGAATGCAGTTGAGAATGAGAACTATCATCAGGCTGCTGAGTTGCGAGATGAAATTTCCAAACTCGAAGCGAAGTCTTTGGCTGCATCTGTAAAAGCCCAAGCATATGAAAGTGCAAAATATGCTCTCCGTTTGGGCCAAAAAGTAAAGCATAAAATATTTG TTTGTATTATAGGATATCGGGCTGTTATCTGTGGCATGGATCCAGTATGCTGTGAATCGAAGTCGTGGATTGAGGGTGCAAATATTGACAAGTTGACTCGTGGCCCCGATCAACCCTTCTATCAG GTGTTGGTTGACATGCAAGAAGACCCCAACCTCTTAGTGGCATACG TTGCCGAGGAGAACTTAATGGTGCCGGATCAACAAGACATG GTTTGA
- the LOC125203085 gene encoding clp protease adapter protein ClpF, chloroplastic-like isoform X3, whose product MVQNSINTLVTSRCSVLCGSSDWSRRSSTHIREPYSVVGAPRLCHCVYGGRGASFAGPLKLSRRSGLRVQAGWLFRGNDKGSELDASCEHSERANEDILMFFFELDLATRVQYALNLEQYEVAQQLRNKLTEVETEVIKLRESRRGSASKSEAQDMAISILRLRADLQNAVENENYHQAAELRDEISKLEAKSLAASVKAQAYESAKYALRLGQKVKHKIFVCIIGYRAVICGMDPVCCESKSWIEGANIDKLTRGPDQPFYQVLVDMQEDPNLLVAYDDQYCARLHVTPSSCSFLHLCFSQTDLQT is encoded by the exons ATGGTGCAAAATTCGATAAACACTTTGGTAACCTCTAGATGCAGTGTTTTGTGTGGATCAAGTGATTGGTCAAGGAGAAGTTCCACCCATATTAGGGAGCCATATTCAGTTGTTGGGGCTCCGAGGTTGTGTCATTGTGTGTATGGTGGAAGAGGGGCCTCCTTTGCTGGGCCACTTAAGCTGTCCAGACGTAGTGGTTTGAGGGTTCAAGCTGGATGGCTATTTAGAGGAAACGATAAGGGATCAGAATTGGATGCGAGCTGTGAGCATAGTGAGAGAGCCAATGAggatattttgatgtttttcttTGAGCTCGATTTGGCCACCCGTGTACAG TATGCTTTGAACTTGGAGCAGTATGAAGTAGCCCAGCAACTGAGGAACAAGTTGACTGAG GTTGAAACAGAGGTTATCAAACTCCGAGAAAGCAGAAGAGGATCAGCATCCAAGAGTGAAGCTCAAGATATGGCTATAAGTATATTGAGACTACG TGCAGACTTGCAGAATGCAGTTGAGAATGAGAACTATCATCAGGCTGCTGAGTTGCGAGATGAAATTTCCAAACTCGAAGCGAAGTCTTTGGCTGCATCTGTAAAAGCCCAAGCATATGAAAGTGCAAAATATGCTCTCCGTTTGGGCCAAAAAGTAAAGCATAAAATATTTG TTTGTATTATAGGATATCGGGCTGTTATCTGTGGCATGGATCCAGTATGCTGTGAATCGAAGTCGTGGATTGAGGGTGCAAATATTGACAAGTTGACTCGTGGCCCCGATCAACCCTTCTATCAG GTGTTGGTTGACATGCAAGAAGACCCCAACCTCTTAGTGGCATACG ATGACCAATATTGCGCTCGACTTCACGTTACTCCATCATCATGTTCCTTCTTACACCTCTGCTTTTCCCAGACTGATTTGCAAACATGA